The genomic segment GACGGAGGAGAGTGCCGAGGCGCACTCGGAAGCGAAGGATCCGATCGACTCCGCGGCGGTTGGCGAGCCCTCCCCGGACGCGCCCGCCCCGGAAGACGTGGCCGCCGAGACCGCCGAGCCCGCTGCGGACCCCGTCGGCGACTCCGAGGAATCGACCGACGACGCCGCGCCGCCCGCCGGCGCCGCCGCGGGCGTCATCGCCGTGCCGTTCGAGCCCGGCGAGACCGACGCCGCATCGGGCGGACCGGCGCTCCCGCCGGAGAGCGAGTCCGAAGCGGACGCCGATCCGCAGCCCGAGCCCGAGCCCGAGGACCGGGAGTCTCGGTATGAGGATGGCCGCGAGCCCGCCGTGGTCCCCCCACCACCGCCTTCGTCAGACGCGACCGCGAGCGACTCGGAGCGCTCCGGATCGCGGCGGCGCGTCGGTGTGCTTCTCGCTGCCGCGGTGGCCGGAGTCATCGCCATCGGCGGCGTGGTCGCGCTGAGCTCGGGCGGGGGATCGGAATCGGAGCCCGTCGAGCCCGACCCCTCGGCCACCGAGGCTCCGTCCGACCCGCCGGGCACCGCGGAGCAGCCCTCCGAGGAGCCCGAGGTCTCGGCGACGCTCGACGCGCTTCCCGACGCGCCGGCCGATGGGGAGGCGGAGGTGGCCCTAGAGGGCGATCGGCTCACCGTGACGCTCGACGGCCTTCCGGCGCCGAGCGGGACCTACGAGGCCTGGCTGTTCACGAGCGTGCTCGACTCGCGCCCGCTCGGCTCGACCGGCGACGGTTCGGGCGAGATCAGTGCGCGGCTGCCCGAATCGGCCGACCGCTACGAGTACCTGGACGTCTCGCTCCAGCCGTCCGGGAACGCTCAGCACAGCGGCCAGAGCATCTTCCGCGTCCCCGTCGCTGACCTGCTCGGCTAGCGGGACGTCTCCGCGAGCCACTCGTCGATCAGGCGCCGAGCGATCGCGAGCCGCGGTGGTAGGACGAGGTCGCTGAGCTCGTCGCGCGCGAACCAGCGCGCGTCCTCGAGCTCGCCGTCGACCGGCGCGGCCTCGCCGGCGATCCGCAGGCAGCGGAAACCGAGCATGAGCTGTCCGGGGAACGGCCAGGGCTGCGACGAGCGATAGACGACCGTCCCCACCTCGACGCCCGACTCCTCCGCGACCTCTCGTATCACCGCCTCCTCGAGCGACTCGCCCGGCTCGACGAAGCCGGCCAGCGCCGAATAGCGGCCCTCCGGCCAACTCGGCTGGCGCCCGAGCAGGACCCGGTCGCGCTCGTCGTCGACGACGAGCATGATCACGACCGGATCGAGGCGGGGGTGATGCTGGGCCCCGCAGCCGGGACAGCGGCGGACCCAGCCCGCGTCTCCGGGCTCGGTGAGCGTGCCGCAGTTCGAGCAGTGGCCGTTTCGCCGGTGCCAGTTGCCCGCCGCGACCGCGGTCGCGGCGATCGCGGCTTCGGCGCCGGGCAGCGCGGCGGCGAGGTCACGCAGGCCCCGGCGCTCCTCACCGATCGCGTCGTGGTCCTCGGCCGCGAACAGCGCCGCCCCGTCGCGCAGGCCCACGAGGACCTCTACGGGGGCGGGATCGGGGCCGAGCTCGCGCAGGTCGAGTGACCCGTCCGACCGCGTCGCGACATCGCCGCGACTCGTGACGAGCAGGCGGGCGTCGGCCGATCCGCGCGCGGCGGCGAGAGCCTCGGCGTCGCCTCGCAGCGCGGTCGCGCGGTCGAGATCGGCGCCCGCGAAGGCGTTCGGGTCGAGGCTCACACGCGGAGCTTGGCAGCCACCACGCGCGAGCCTCGACCGAATCGACGCCTCGGGAGCCTGCCGCTAGGCCGGCTGCGGCTCGAACTGACCGCGGCGCCGGCGAGTCAGGACGACCGCCATCGTCGTCAGCCAGGCGAGGCCGAAGGCGATGAGATCCCGCTGAGGACCGAGTCCGGGACGCCGGCGACGCTGCCGATGTTCTGGATGTTGGTGACGATGATCAGCGACCCGACGCTCAGACCGAGGATCTGCGGCGAGAGGTGGCGCACGATCCAGGCCGCGAGCGGCGCGGCGATCAGACCGCCGACGAGCAGGGCGCCGACCCAGCCCCATTCGATGCCCTGCGAGCCGAGGCCGAACAGGAACCCGAGCGAGGCGCCGATCGCGACGAGGAACTCCGAGGTGTCGATCGAGCCGACGACCTTCCGCGGCTCCATCTTCGTCGAGGCGAGGAGGGTCGGGGTGCCAATCGGCCCCCAGCCGCCGCCGCCCATCGCGTCCATCGCACCCGCGAACAGGCCGAGCGGAGCGAGGAAGATCGACTTGATCTTCGAGCCGGGGGACTGCTCGCCGGCCTCCTCCTTCGCCTCGAGCCGCTCCTCCTGCGTACGCCGGCCGCGCTTGCCGGTGAAGCGGTAGAGGACGTAGACGCCGAGGCAGAGCAGGATGCCCGAGACCACGGGCGCCGCGGCCTCGGCCGAGAGCGAAGACAGGACCATCGCGCCGACGAACGCGCCGATGAAGCCCGGCACGGCCATCCGGATCACGACCGACCAGTCGACGTTGCCGAACTTCCAGTGCGCGGTCCCTGACGCGAGCGTGGTTCCGATCTCGGCCAGGTGGACGCTGGCCGACGCGGCGGCCGGAGCGATGCCGACCGTCAGCAGGAGCGTCGTCGAGGTGACGCCGTAGGACATGCCCAGGGCGCCGTCGATCAATTGTGCGAAGAGGCCGATCAGGCCGAATGCGAGGAGCTTCAACACGGGATTCGATCCTTTGGCATCGAGAAGATCAAGAAAGAGCGACGCGCGATGGTAGCCGCGCTTGAATCGTTTCCGGATATTCCCGATCAAGTTTGACGACAAACGTTCGGATCGCTCCGGCCCATCCGCCCACGCGAGCTCGAGGTGACAGTCCGTCGCATATCGACCCGAGCCCTGGGTAGGCACGACCGGACCGTCCGTTCCATGGGAGGAGCGCAGTGGGTTTCTTGGATCGATCGCGCATCGTCGCGCCACCGGGCTACAGCCGCTGGCTGATTCCGCCGGCTGCGCTCGCCGTCCATCTCTCGATCGGTCAGGTCTACGCGTTCAGCGTCTTCAAGACACCGTTGCAGGAGCACTTCGGGACGGCCGGGACGCCGATCAGCATCATCTTCTCGATCGCGATCGTGATGCTCGGTCTGTCCGCCGCGGTCCTGGGCAAGTGGGTCGAGCGCGTCGGCCC from the Thermoleophilia bacterium SCSIO 60948 genome contains:
- the nudC gene encoding NAD(+) diphosphatase — protein: MSLDPNAFAGADLDRATALRGDAEALAAARGSADARLLVTSRGDVATRSDGSLDLRELGPDPAPVEVLVGLRDGAALFAAEDHDAIGEERRGLRDLAAALPGAEAAIAATAVAAGNWHRRNGHCSNCGTLTEPGDAGWVRRCPGCGAQHHPRLDPVVIMLVVDDERDRVLLGRQPSWPEGRYSALAGFVEPGESLEEAVIREVAEESGVEVGTVVYRSSQPWPFPGQLMLGFRCLRIAGEAAPVDGELEDARWFARDELSDLVLPPRLAIARRLIDEWLAETSR
- a CDS encoding sulfite exporter TauE/SafE family protein, translating into MLKLLAFGLIGLFAQLIDGALGMSYGVTSTTLLLTVGIAPAAASASVHLAEIGTTLASGTAHWKFGNVDWSVVIRMAVPGFIGAFVGAMVLSSLSAEAAAPVVSGILLCLGVYVLYRFTGKRGRRTQEERLEAKEEAGEQSPGSKIKSIFLAPLGLFAGAMDAMGGGGWGPIGTPTLLASTKMEPRKVVGSIDTSEFLVAIGASLGFLFGLGSQGIEWGWVGALLVGGLIAAPLAAWIVRHLSPQILGLSVGSLIIVTNIQNIGSVAGVPDSVLSGISSPSASPG